From the genome of Halorussus caseinilyticus, one region includes:
- a CDS encoding helix-turn-helix domain-containing protein, with the protein MADSMAEYLQKDMECEGLLECIHGLKELDRECFQALVETEEPLTIDEVADRVDRERSTAYRSIQRLLQSGFVQKEQVNYEQGGYYHVYRPTDPDEVADDMQRMLNDWYAKMGQLLQEFRDKYDQQPVAAEN; encoded by the coding sequence ATGGCTGACTCGATGGCTGAATACCTTCAGAAGGACATGGAGTGTGAGGGGCTGTTAGAGTGCATCCACGGGCTGAAGGAACTCGACCGGGAGTGCTTTCAGGCGCTCGTAGAGACCGAAGAGCCGTTGACTATCGACGAGGTTGCCGACCGAGTAGACCGCGAGCGCTCGACCGCGTACCGGTCCATCCAGCGACTTCTCCAGTCCGGATTCGTCCAGAAAGAGCAGGTCAACTACGAACAGGGCGGCTACTACCACGTCTACCGGCCGACCGACCCCGACGAGGTGGCCGACGACATGCAACGGATGCTCAACGACTGGTACGCCAAGATGGGCCAGTTGCTTCAGGAGTTCCGCGACAAGTACGACCAGCAACCGGTCGCGGCCGAGAACTGA
- a CDS encoding sulfite exporter TauE/SafE family protein, whose protein sequence is MEIFGIAASLLGMFAGFGLLIGLLFGFFGMGGSFLVTPALLVMGYETDVAVASGLAFVFGTSVIATLKHRDLGQVDYKLGVLMIAGTTAGIEVGKIGLHWLQHAGLADTVVSVAYVALLGGIGVFITHRAVTGGGGGVSHDADGDDELDADDIPDIAETIQSYHVPPMMTLRGGVTVSLWMILGVAFATGLLSGFLGVGGGFIRMPALFYLIGVPVPVAVGTDLFEIVFSGGLGSFLYAMDGAVNLSIVVPLLAGSALGARLGAAATGLVEEDDIKVYFGVMLLLGAIAVAVRKVGGVFEMPVLDTVSLAIIVGAALLVSGAVVVSSVRELRAETSEPVASASD, encoded by the coding sequence ATGGAGATATTCGGTATCGCCGCGTCCCTGCTGGGCATGTTCGCCGGGTTCGGGCTACTCATCGGACTCCTGTTCGGGTTCTTCGGGATGGGCGGGTCGTTTCTCGTCACGCCCGCGTTGCTCGTGATGGGCTACGAGACCGACGTGGCCGTCGCGTCCGGACTCGCGTTCGTGTTCGGTACCTCCGTCATCGCCACGCTCAAGCACCGCGACCTCGGACAGGTCGATTACAAACTCGGCGTGCTGATGATTGCCGGGACGACCGCGGGCATCGAAGTCGGGAAAATCGGACTCCACTGGCTCCAGCACGCCGGTCTGGCCGACACGGTGGTCAGCGTAGCCTACGTCGCGCTCCTCGGCGGTATCGGCGTGTTCATCACCCACAGAGCCGTCACGGGTGGCGGTGGCGGCGTCAGCCACGACGCCGACGGCGACGACGAACTCGACGCCGACGACATCCCGGACATCGCCGAGACTATTCAGTCCTACCACGTCCCCCCGATGATGACGCTCCGGGGCGGCGTGACGGTCTCGCTCTGGATGATTCTCGGCGTCGCGTTCGCCACGGGCCTGCTGTCGGGGTTCCTCGGCGTCGGCGGCGGGTTCATCCGGATGCCCGCCCTGTTCTACCTCATCGGCGTCCCGGTGCCGGTCGCAGTCGGGACCGACCTCTTCGAAATCGTGTTCTCGGGCGGTCTCGGGAGCTTCCTGTACGCGATGGACGGCGCGGTCAACCTCTCTATCGTAGTGCCGCTTCTCGCCGGGAGCGCGCTCGGGGCGCGACTCGGTGCCGCCGCGACCGGTCTCGTCGAGGAGGACGACATCAAGGTGTACTTCGGCGTGATGCTGTTGCTGGGCGCTATCGCCGTCGCCGTCCGGAAGGTCGGCGGCGTCTTCGAGATGCCCGTGCTGGACACGGTTAGCCTCGCTATCATCGTCGGTGCCGCACTGCTCGTCAGCGGTGCAGTCGTCGTGAGTTCCGTCCGGGAACTCCGCGCCGAGACCAGCGAACCCGTCGCGTCGGCCAGCGACTAA
- a CDS encoding DUF7512 family protein, protein MFGLESVTGPVGAALLIGVVLLEAIVLYVGYGAAERLLGPTVTELLRGD, encoded by the coding sequence ATGTTCGGGCTTGAAAGCGTAACGGGTCCGGTCGGGGCCGCGCTCCTGATAGGCGTCGTGCTACTCGAAGCAATCGTGCTGTACGTCGGCTACGGGGCCGCAGAGCGACTGCTCGGACCGACCGTCACGGAACTCCTCCGGGGTGACTGA
- a CDS encoding YeeE/YedE family protein, whose amino-acid sequence MPLIVVGGLVFGFGLGLSHMARPEVVLDFLQFEDFGLLFVLGVGSVVAGTAFAVGVHVLDRAPLTGRPYARRLKSFDRNVLTGGVIFGVGWGISGICPGAAYASVGVGNYPILLAIAGMFLGAYAQGLWRARTDDAAAATPTSD is encoded by the coding sequence ATGCCGCTCATCGTGGTCGGCGGACTGGTGTTCGGATTTGGACTCGGACTGAGCCACATGGCCCGGCCCGAAGTCGTGCTGGACTTCCTCCAGTTCGAGGACTTCGGCCTGCTGTTCGTACTCGGCGTCGGGTCGGTGGTCGCGGGCACCGCGTTCGCAGTTGGCGTCCACGTCCTCGACCGCGCGCCGCTGACGGGGCGACCCTACGCACGACGGTTGAAGTCGTTCGACCGGAACGTCCTCACCGGCGGCGTCATCTTCGGCGTCGGGTGGGGAATCTCGGGCATCTGTCCGGGTGCGGCCTACGCGAGCGTCGGCGTCGGGAACTACCCCATCCTGCTGGCCATCGCCGGGATGTTCCTCGGCGCGTACGCGCAGGGACTCTGGCGCGCTCGCACCGACGACGCCGCCGCCGCGACCCCGACCAGCGACTGA
- a CDS encoding YeeE/YedE family protein — MEPLVTFADLFPNGIWRYAAGGALIGLGTAAIYLGTAIPAGASTFFESTLSYVSDVPRFNRAKYVASRDWRVAFTLSIVAGAAIYAFAFGDFGWTTSVSWPRLFVGGVLVGVGTRIGKGCTSGHGICGVGSVAPTSLVNVATFLGVAIVTAQLMQAAGVSP, encoded by the coding sequence ATGGAACCACTCGTAACGTTCGCGGACTTGTTTCCGAACGGAATCTGGCGGTACGCCGCTGGCGGGGCACTCATCGGCTTGGGCACCGCCGCCATCTACCTCGGCACCGCGATTCCGGCCGGAGCGAGTACGTTCTTCGAATCGACGCTGTCGTACGTCTCCGACGTACCGCGGTTCAACCGCGCGAAGTACGTCGCCTCCCGCGACTGGCGGGTCGCGTTCACGCTCAGCATCGTCGCTGGCGCGGCCATCTACGCCTTCGCGTTCGGCGACTTCGGTTGGACCACTTCGGTCTCGTGGCCGCGCCTCTTCGTCGGCGGCGTCCTCGTCGGCGTCGGCACTCGAATCGGAAAGGGGTGTACCTCCGGCCACGGCATCTGCGGCGTCGGGTCGGTGGCTCCCACCTCGCTGGTCAACGTGGCGACGTTCCTCGGAGTCGCAATCGTGACCGCCCAACTGATGCAGGCCGCGGGGGTGTCGCCGTGA
- a CDS encoding MBL fold metallo-hydrolase, which translates to MSEPEFPTPDVEVGSIEPETLKERIDAGEDVFVLDTRVPDDVEEWAIDGENVESLNVPYFEFLAGEPDEEVFEQLPDDREITVVCAKGGSSEYVAGELIERGYDAKNLADGMKGWARIFEYVEIDADTDATVAQYQRPSSGCMSYLVVSGDEAAVIDPLRAFTGTYQQDAKALGADLTYAIDTHVHADHVSGVRALADEGVEGVLPAAAIDRGVTYDDAVTHAEDGDTFAVGDVEIETVFTPGHTSGMTSYLVDDAVLLTGDGLFAESVARPDLEGGDEGAPDAARQLYESLQERVLSLDDDVIVGGAHFSDAADTREDGTYTETIGNLKEKMDALTMDEDEFVELVLSDMPPRPANYEEVIATNLGQADQTDEEAFELELGPNNCAASSDAMTSD; encoded by the coding sequence ATGAGCGAACCAGAGTTCCCGACCCCGGACGTGGAGGTCGGAAGCATCGAACCCGAGACGCTGAAAGAGCGAATCGACGCCGGAGAGGACGTGTTCGTCCTCGATACGCGCGTCCCCGACGACGTAGAAGAGTGGGCCATCGACGGCGAGAACGTCGAGAGCCTCAACGTCCCGTACTTCGAGTTCCTCGCGGGCGAACCCGACGAGGAAGTCTTCGAGCAGTTGCCAGACGACCGCGAGATTACGGTCGTCTGCGCGAAGGGCGGGTCGAGCGAGTACGTCGCTGGCGAACTAATCGAACGCGGCTACGACGCCAAGAACCTCGCGGACGGCATGAAAGGCTGGGCGCGCATCTTCGAGTACGTGGAGATAGACGCCGACACCGACGCCACCGTCGCGCAGTACCAGCGCCCCTCCAGCGGGTGTATGAGCTACCTCGTCGTCTCCGGCGACGAGGCCGCGGTTATCGACCCCCTGCGAGCGTTCACCGGCACCTACCAGCAGGACGCCAAGGCGCTCGGGGCGGACCTGACGTACGCAATCGACACGCACGTCCACGCCGACCACGTGTCGGGCGTCCGCGCCCTCGCCGACGAGGGCGTCGAGGGTGTCCTCCCGGCGGCGGCAATCGACCGCGGCGTCACCTACGACGACGCGGTGACCCACGCCGAGGACGGCGACACCTTCGCGGTCGGCGACGTGGAAATCGAGACGGTCTTCACGCCCGGTCACACCTCGGGCATGACCTCCTATCTCGTGGACGACGCCGTTCTCCTGACCGGTGACGGCCTGTTCGCCGAGAGCGTGGCCCGACCGGACCTCGAAGGCGGCGACGAGGGCGCGCCCGACGCGGCCCGCCAACTCTACGAGTCGTTGCAGGAGCGGGTCCTCTCGCTGGACGACGACGTTATCGTGGGCGGTGCCCACTTCAGCGACGCGGCTGACACCCGCGAGGACGGCACCTACACCGAGACCATCGGCAACCTGAAAGAGAAGATGGACGCGCTCACGATGGACGAAGACGAGTTCGTGGAACTCGTCCTCTCTGACATGCCCCCGCGTCCCGCCAACTACGAGGAGGTCATCGCCACCAACCTCGGACAGGCGGACCAGACCGACGAAGAAGCCTTCGAGTTGGAACTCGGCCCGAACAACTGCGCGGCGAGTTCCGACGCGATGACTAGCGACTAA
- a CDS encoding sulfurtransferase TusA family protein: protein MSETYDVTETLDVKGQSCPMPVVKSKQATDDLSEGDVLEVVATDSGSMSDIEGWANTTDGVELLDQAESDEGGEAVFKHYVRKTE from the coding sequence ATGAGTGAAACATACGACGTTACCGAGACGCTAGACGTGAAAGGACAGTCCTGCCCGATGCCCGTCGTCAAGTCCAAGCAAGCGACCGACGACCTCTCGGAGGGCGACGTGCTGGAAGTCGTCGCCACCGACTCCGGGAGCATGAGCGACATCGAAGGGTGGGCGAACACGACCGACGGCGTGGAACTGCTTGACCAAGCCGAGTCCGACGAGGGCGGCGAAGCAGTGTTCAAACACTACGTGCGCAAGACCGAATAA
- a CDS encoding DsrE/DsrF/DrsH-like family protein, whose translation MSTDTPQSPDPAANAEEVADLQARIDELEEELSAVKSEVGDGQKKMTIIATKGTFDMAYPPLILASTAAAFGWDVVVFHTFWGLDILHEEKSKNLKMSAVGNPSMPMPNAIASLPFMDSMATKMMEKKIDEQGTATIEELIEMSLDTGVDLQACQMTMELMDYDEAEMYDDVTTGVGAATALEHMADADIQLLV comes from the coding sequence ATGAGTACGGACACCCCACAGAGTCCCGACCCCGCGGCGAACGCCGAGGAGGTCGCGGACCTGCAGGCGCGAATCGACGAACTGGAGGAGGAGCTATCGGCGGTCAAGTCCGAGGTGGGCGACGGCCAGAAGAAGATGACCATCATCGCCACGAAGGGCACCTTCGACATGGCGTACCCACCGCTCATCCTCGCCAGCACCGCCGCCGCGTTCGGGTGGGACGTTGTGGTCTTCCACACGTTCTGGGGACTCGACATCCTCCACGAGGAGAAGTCCAAGAACCTCAAGATGAGCGCGGTCGGCAACCCGAGCATGCCGATGCCCAACGCCATCGCCTCGCTCCCGTTCATGGACTCGATGGCGACCAAGATGATGGAGAAGAAGATAGACGAGCAGGGCACCGCGACCATCGAGGAACTCATCGAGATGTCGCTGGACACCGGCGTCGATTTGCAGGCCTGCCAGATGACGATGGAACTGATGGACTACGACGAAGCCGAGATGTACGACGACGTGACGACGGGCGTCGGCGCGGCCACCGCGCTCGAACACATGGCCGACGCCGACATCCAGTTGCTCGTCTGA
- a CDS encoding class I SAM-dependent methyltransferase: protein MNFQRYLSAKRTVDERALNPRVEDRLAAELDGRDARDDPLRVLEVGAGIGASVVRLLGRSWLPNRVTYTALDVKRENVACARERLPTRASALGYAVGRASDERARASAAADANDQHASADGRFVCSRGRRRVEVEFRTADAFDYLAATDEAVDLLVAHAFVDLVDPDRALSVFRDALAPDGLAYCPITFDRGTIFQPVADPEFEARLTEAFHRHLDRTGDSRAGRRLLSAAVGGREQSGGRDGDGGSGSDGDTDAGDGGASGSGGLLAAGGSDWVVHPRDGDYPADEGYFLQCIVEMVESAVRAESAIDDDRLSAWVARRRDQIDRGELVYVAHQLDVLAR from the coding sequence GTGAACTTCCAGCGGTACCTCTCGGCCAAGCGGACCGTGGACGAACGGGCGCTCAACCCCCGCGTCGAGGACCGACTCGCCGCGGAACTCGACGGCCGGGATGCCCGCGACGACCCCCTCCGGGTCCTCGAAGTCGGGGCGGGTATCGGCGCGTCCGTCGTCCGACTGCTCGGCCGGTCGTGGCTTCCGAACCGGGTGACGTACACCGCGCTCGACGTGAAACGCGAAAACGTCGCGTGCGCACGCGAGCGCCTGCCCACGCGTGCGAGCGCGCTCGGGTACGCGGTCGGGCGCGCGAGCGACGAGCGTGCGAGAGCGAGCGCGGCCGCGGATGCGAACGACCAGCACGCGAGCGCGGACGGCCGATTCGTCTGCTCGCGGGGTCGCCGCCGGGTCGAAGTCGAGTTCCGGACCGCCGACGCGTTCGACTACCTCGCGGCGACCGACGAGGCGGTGGACCTGCTGGTCGCCCACGCCTTCGTGGACCTCGTGGACCCCGACCGCGCGCTCTCGGTGTTCCGGGACGCGCTCGCGCCCGACGGTCTCGCGTACTGCCCAATCACCTTCGACCGCGGAACGATTTTCCAACCCGTGGCCGACCCCGAGTTCGAGGCACGCCTCACCGAGGCCTTCCACCGTCACCTCGACCGGACGGGCGACAGCAGAGCGGGCCGTCGCCTGCTCTCGGCCGCAGTCGGCGGCCGAGAGCAGAGCGGCGGACGCGACGGAGACGGAGGTAGCGGAAGCGACGGAGACACCGACGCGGGCGACGGCGGGGCGTCCGGCAGCGGCGGACTCCTCGCGGCGGGCGGGTCCGACTGGGTGGTCCACCCGCGCGACGGCGACTACCCCGCCGATGAGGGCTACTTCCTCCAGTGCATCGTGGAGATGGTCGAGAGCGCGGTCCGCGCGGAGTCGGCAATCGACGACGACCGACTCTCGGCGTGGGTCGCCCGGCGGCGCGACCAAATCGACCGCGGGGAACTGGTGTACGTCGCCCACCAACTCGACGTGTTGGCGCGGTAA
- a CDS encoding glycosyltransferase family 4 protein, whose product MHVGLVVYGELSTTSGGFLYDRRLAASLREAGHRVSVVSLPERGYLRALADGFDPRVRHRLRGFDLLVEDELCHPSLVGHNRAVDAPVVAVVHHLRASERWSAWRKRLYRAVERRYLRTTDAAVYASDATRRAAEELAGPRPSVVARPAGDRFDPDIDRETIAARADRDPFRVVFVGNVVPRKGLGVLLDGLARVSGDWHLSVVGSESADPEYARRVRERARDLGLAESVRFEGRVPDRALADRLGESHLLAVPSAYEGYGIVYLEGMGFGLPALATAAGGAAELVTHGEDGFLVPPDDPEAIAAAVETLRSDRDRLREASLAARRRFERHPGWDESMATARRFLEAVGATSDPAEEVRP is encoded by the coding sequence ATACACGTCGGACTCGTGGTCTACGGCGAACTATCGACCACCAGCGGCGGGTTCCTCTACGACCGGAGACTCGCCGCCTCGCTCCGGGAGGCGGGCCATCGCGTCTCGGTCGTCTCGCTCCCGGAGCGCGGATACCTTCGCGCGCTGGCCGACGGCTTCGACCCCCGAGTCCGGCACCGACTCCGGGGGTTCGACCTGCTGGTCGAGGACGAACTCTGTCACCCCTCGCTGGTGGGCCACAACCGCGCCGTGGACGCGCCCGTCGTCGCCGTCGTCCACCACCTCCGGGCCAGCGAACGGTGGTCCGCGTGGCGAAAGCGACTCTACCGCGCGGTCGAACGTCGCTACCTCCGGACCACCGACGCCGCCGTCTACGCCAGCGACGCGACCCGACGCGCCGCCGAGGAACTCGCCGGACCCCGGCCCTCGGTGGTCGCTCGGCCCGCGGGCGACCGATTCGACCCGGACATCGACCGCGAGACCATCGCGGCGCGCGCCGACCGCGACCCGTTCCGCGTCGTCTTCGTCGGCAACGTGGTTCCGCGGAAGGGTCTCGGCGTCTTACTCGACGGTCTCGCCCGCGTCTCGGGCGACTGGCACCTCTCGGTTGTCGGGAGCGAGTCCGCCGACCCCGAGTACGCCCGGCGGGTCCGCGAACGCGCCCGAGACCTCGGTCTCGCCGAGTCGGTCCGGTTCGAGGGCCGAGTCCCCGACCGCGCGCTCGCGGACCGACTCGGCGAGAGCCACCTGCTCGCGGTCCCCTCCGCCTACGAGGGCTACGGTATCGTCTATCTGGAGGGGATGGGCTTCGGCCTACCCGCGCTCGCCACCGCCGCTGGCGGCGCGGCCGAACTCGTCACCCACGGCGAGGACGGCTTTCTGGTCCCGCCGGACGACCCCGAAGCGATTGCCGCCGCGGTCGAAACTCTCCGCTCGGACCGCGACCGACTCCGAGAGGCGAGTCTGGCCGCCCGACGCCGGTTCGAGCGCCATCCCGGGTGGGACGAGTCGATGGCGACGGCCCGGCGCTTCCTCGAAGCGGTCGGAGCGACGAGCGACCCCGCCGAGGAGGTCCGGCCGTGA
- a CDS encoding 6-pyruvoyl trahydropterin synthase family protein, which produces MYTVTVQRDFVAQHFLTVPNPGPEGDLHSHRYAAKVQLAGGELNEYGYLTDIDALNDRIDATVDRYRDATLNELPEFEGLNPSVEHFARLFGERFWEGLDAPEVESVTVKLREDDVAWASHEREV; this is translated from the coding sequence ATGTACACCGTCACGGTCCAGCGCGATTTCGTGGCACAGCACTTCCTGACCGTCCCGAACCCCGGACCCGAGGGCGACCTGCACTCACACCGCTACGCCGCGAAGGTCCAACTCGCGGGCGGGGAGTTGAACGAGTACGGCTACCTCACGGACATCGACGCCCTGAACGACCGAATCGACGCGACGGTGGACCGCTACCGGGACGCGACCCTCAACGAGTTGCCGGAGTTCGAGGGCCTGAACCCGAGCGTCGAACACTTCGCACGGCTGTTCGGCGAGCGGTTCTGGGAGGGTTTGGACGCCCCGGAAGTCGAGTCCGTAACGGTCAAACTCCGCGAGGACGACGTGGCGTGGGCGTCTCACGAGCGCGAGGTGTGA
- a CDS encoding zinc-dependent alcohol dehydrogenase: MPARSLYFTGERSVEVREREIPEPGEGEVRVRTERSAVSPGTELLVYRGEVPSEMATDAELDALTGTFEFPLRYGYAAVGRVTATGPGVGERWADRRVFGFNPHESHFCAPVSEVLAVPDDCSATAATFLPNVETAVNFLHDGAPRLGERVAVFGQGVVGLLTTALLAECPLADVVTVDRHAARRDRSRSLGADAALDADAESVGERIRERLGGEGVGTGDGGQASGGVAESGDAAAGADLTYELSGCPDALDSAISATGYDGRVVVGSWYGTKPTELDLGGRFHRSRVSVESSQVSTIDPDLRGRWSKDRRLSVAWNRLREVGPERFVTHEFEIGDAGEAYRLLDERPEDALGVVFRY, translated from the coding sequence ATGCCAGCACGGTCACTCTACTTCACGGGCGAGCGGTCGGTGGAGGTACGCGAGCGCGAGATACCCGAACCCGGCGAGGGCGAGGTCCGGGTCCGGACCGAGCGGTCGGCGGTCAGCCCCGGAACGGAGCTACTGGTCTACCGCGGGGAGGTGCCCTCCGAGATGGCGACCGACGCGGAACTCGACGCCCTGACGGGCACCTTCGAGTTTCCGCTCCGGTACGGCTACGCGGCAGTGGGCCGGGTGACTGCGACCGGACCGGGCGTCGGCGAGCGGTGGGCCGACCGGCGCGTGTTCGGGTTCAACCCCCACGAGAGCCACTTCTGCGCGCCGGTGTCGGAGGTGCTGGCGGTGCCCGACGACTGCTCGGCGACGGCCGCGACCTTCCTGCCGAACGTCGAGACGGCGGTCAACTTCCTGCACGACGGCGCGCCGCGCCTCGGCGAGCGAGTGGCCGTCTTCGGACAGGGCGTAGTCGGCCTGCTGACCACCGCGTTGCTGGCGGAGTGCCCGCTGGCCGACGTGGTGACGGTGGACCGCCACGCCGCGCGCCGCGACCGGTCGCGCTCGCTCGGCGCGGACGCGGCGCTCGACGCCGACGCGGAGTCGGTCGGCGAGCGCATCCGGGAGCGACTGGGCGGGGAGGGCGTGGGGACCGGCGACGGCGGGCAAGCGAGCGGCGGCGTCGCCGAGTCGGGCGACGCCGCCGCGGGCGCGGACCTGACCTACGAACTCTCGGGCTGTCCGGACGCGCTCGATTCGGCTATCTCCGCGACGGGGTACGACGGCCGGGTCGTCGTCGGGTCGTGGTACGGCACCAAGCCGACGGAACTCGACCTCGGCGGGCGGTTCCACCGGAGTCGAGTCAGCGTCGAGAGCAGTCAGGTCAGCACCATCGACCCGGACCTGCGGGGCCGGTGGTCGAAGGACCGCCGATTGAGCGTGGCGTGGAACCGACTGCGGGAGGTGGGTCCCGAGCGGTTCGTGACCCACGAGTTCGAAATCGGGGACGCGGGCGAGGCGTACCGACTGCTGGACGAGCGTCCGGAAGACGCTCTCGGCGTGGTGTTTCGGTACTGA
- a CDS encoding twin-arginine translocation signal domain-containing protein translates to MKRRNFLKTAGIATAAAFSPNLATAKKGPGTRRLRGDANNPVSVEDIHRLRMSLVHEFERRGGSVERPLPMSDPGVEDGFDIVDYVVTLGPNGKPRQHIESVATGQSVENARARAANAQKRFEQSGKLSTQGDLSTQAISGWEYETSDEYYSENAPYGVIYSNYDWRKLKESNDDYDEDMHGFHQYSGMVPGTSKDGSEYDGSDWMNQVGWAYHDWNHGNASGRQLHSRGPVVQESPYNVSIGLPSFEFSYDFPSDTDIVEQGEPSEGQGEWKYDIWGYTNRHNPNEIEPGSTCRVDEKSSGTQLDIVRLKTKGQFQNDVTLNRVNWSCWMDTWWNF, encoded by the coding sequence ATGAAACGACGAAACTTCTTGAAGACGGCCGGAATCGCTACCGCGGCGGCGTTCAGCCCGAACCTTGCGACTGCGAAGAAAGGACCCGGGACGCGGCGTCTGCGCGGAGACGCCAACAACCCAGTCAGCGTCGAAGACATCCACAGGCTACGGATGAGTCTCGTTCACGAGTTCGAGCGCCGAGGCGGGTCGGTCGAGCGACCCCTCCCGATGAGCGACCCCGGTGTCGAGGACGGTTTCGACATCGTGGACTACGTTGTCACGCTCGGTCCGAACGGCAAGCCCCGACAGCACATCGAGTCGGTGGCGACCGGACAGAGCGTCGAGAACGCTCGCGCACGAGCCGCGAACGCCCAAAAGCGCTTCGAGCAGTCCGGGAAACTCTCGACGCAGGGTGACCTCTCGACGCAGGCAATCAGTGGCTGGGAGTACGAGACGAGCGACGAGTACTACAGCGAGAACGCACCGTACGGCGTCATCTACTCGAACTACGACTGGCGAAAGCTCAAGGAGAGCAACGACGACTACGACGAGGACATGCATGGATTCCACCAGTACTCCGGAATGGTGCCCGGCACCAGCAAAGACGGGTCGGAGTACGACGGCAGCGATTGGATGAACCAAGTCGGGTGGGCGTACCACGACTGGAACCACGGCAACGCGAGCGGCCGACAACTCCACTCGCGCGGTCCGGTCGTTCAGGAGTCGCCCTACAACGTCTCGATTGGGCTTCCGAGCTTCGAGTTCAGCTACGACTTCCCGTCGGACACCGACATCGTGGAGCAAGGCGAACCGTCCGAAGGGCAGGGCGAGTGGAAGTACGACATCTGGGGCTACACCAACCGCCACAACCCCAACGAAATCGAACCGGGTAGCACGTGCCGCGTGGACGAGAAGTCCTCGGGCACGCAACTCGACATCGTTCGTCTCAAGACGAAGGGGCAGTTCCAGAACGACGTTACTCTCAACCGGGTCAACTGGTCGTGCTGGATGGACACGTGGTGGAACTTCTAG
- a CDS encoding helix-turn-helix transcriptional regulator: MGTVHERPSLELIVKRSHILEHVIDGTTRKSEIQKRCSESRSTVYRALEQLTEQGILAERGRGYVPTSFGKRLFREYEQYHRRATDVSDAKDILETLPDSGVPNEVFIDADIEYPNPYSPTTMLTCFTDVLHTSSRVAWLSPVLYPQYVDIWTELTDDETVRTLLLLQSEAMTYLEREDPDASDTLADASHVSLEQNDAELPFGLVVTDSSDPVMILIAHGDDGGFRGIVRNSADAAVEWARGVFADYWTGPEL; encoded by the coding sequence ATGGGAACCGTCCACGAACGACCCTCCCTCGAACTAATCGTCAAACGTTCACACATCCTCGAACACGTTATCGACGGCACGACGAGAAAAAGTGAGATTCAAAAACGTTGTAGTGAATCGCGCTCAACCGTCTATCGCGCGCTGGAGCAACTGACCGAACAGGGAATCCTCGCGGAGCGCGGTCGGGGGTACGTCCCCACCTCGTTCGGAAAACGGCTATTTCGGGAGTACGAGCAGTATCACCGACGGGCGACCGACGTGTCCGATGCGAAGGACATCCTCGAAACGCTTCCAGACTCGGGAGTTCCGAACGAAGTGTTCATCGACGCCGACATCGAGTACCCGAATCCCTATTCGCCGACGACGATGCTGACGTGTTTCACCGACGTTCTCCACACCTCCTCGCGGGTAGCGTGGTTGTCCCCCGTCCTGTACCCCCAATACGTCGATATTTGGACCGAACTCACCGACGACGAGACGGTTCGCACGCTCCTGCTCCTCCAATCGGAAGCGATGACCTATCTCGAACGTGAGGACCCCGACGCGAGCGACACGCTCGCGGACGCGAGTCACGTCTCCCTCGAACAGAACGACGCGGAACTCCCGTTCGGACTCGTCGTCACCGATAGCTCCGACCCCGTGATGATACTCATCGCTCACGGCGACGACGGAGGATTTCGCGGAATCGTCCGGAACTCCGCCGACGCCGCCGTCGAGTGGGCGCGCGGCGTCTTCGCAGACTACTGGACGGGGCCCGAACTTTGA